The Candidatus Falkowbacteria bacterium nucleotide sequence TGCCTTCCTGGGACTTATTACCTTTGCCTCGCTTTTTGTGGCGCTAACTGCTGTATTTAATTTATCAATACTGCGTTCAGCTATTGATGAATATTTGCGGGGCGATTTGCGTAATAATATCCCATCCGTCTATGTTCTTGACTTGCAGAAATCTCAAATTGACAAGTTTAAAAGTTTTTATCCTGACAGCACTCTTTTTCCCAATGTCCGATCACGTCTGGTAAGTATTGATGGGCTCGACATTCAGAAAGAGCTTGAAAAGGAGGACTCTAAGCTCGATAGAGAATTTACCAGAGAGTTTAATTTAACTTATCGAAACAATTTATTGAGCAGTGAGGAAGTAGTGGAGGGTAGTTTTGAGTCAATTAAAAAAGGCGAAGTTTCGCTTGAACAGGATTTTGCTAAAAGACTAAATGCAAAATTAGGCTCCATGTTAGTTTTAAATATTCAAGGCTTTACCCTGGAAGCCAAGGTAGCAAGCATCAGAAAGGTAGATACTAGATCAGGAATGCCGTTTTTCTTTTTGGTATTTTCGCCCGATGATTTGGAGCAGTTTCCCAACACCTCTTTTGGTTATTTGAACATTCCAGCCGATGAAATAGGTAATTTGTCAAAAAAACTTTCGAGTGATTTTCCCAATGTCAGCCTGATAGATACTAGCAGAGTCACTAGGATCGCAGAAAACATTATCGGGCTTCTTTTGATAATTGTGCTGATTATCACTATACCTCCTATAGTGCTATCAACTCTTTTGATTATTAATATTATCACTATAATGTCAAAAGACAGAAAAAGAGACGGCGCCAGATTGATGGCCCTTGGCAAGACCAAAAAATATCTGAGAAACTTTTTCATCTTTGAGTCCTCTATTACTCTTCTATTGTCTTCGTTGACCGCTTATGTTTTTGCCGTTTTTTTGTCAAACTTCTTGATTATAAAATTCATTGAAATAGATAATAGAATTTATTTCGATTTAGTTTCTTTTAATATTTTTATCTCAATTTTTGTCGGCATAATTATCGTCAGCTTCTTTATCTGGACAAGGGGAGACCGATCAATAAAAGATTATTTAAACTATGAAGAAAACAACTAGCATTATATTAATTGCGATTTTTATTATTGGATTAGTCGGTTATTATTTTTTTTCGGGTGGCAACAAACAAAATTCCGATACAACAACTGAAGTTCGAAAAACTTCAAGTGAGCAGGGAGGCGTAAATTCAAAATTTAAAATAATCGCCGTCGGCGATAGCTTAACGGCCGGTTTCGACTTGCCGCTTGACGACAGCTACCCCAAAATTCTCGAAGCAAAACTTCTTGAGTCAGGTAAAGATGTCGAAGTAATTAATGCTGGTGTTAGTGGCGAGACCACGGCTGGACTTTTGGAACGGGCAGATTTTATTGCCAAACAAAATCCTGATATGTTGCTGATAACTACGGGAGGCAATGATGCCTTTCGTAATTTACCTATAAAAAATACCCGAGAAAATATTCAAAAAACTTTGCAAATATTCAAAAAAAATATTGAACCGGAAAGTATTTACTTATTGCAAATTGAATCAACCGCTAACCTTGGTCTCCGTTATCGTAAGGAATTTAATGAAATGTATAAGGAAGTAGCCTCCTTAGAAGAAGTGAAATTATTGCCATTTGTTGTAAAAGAGGTTTTTCTAGATTCAAGCAAAATGCTCACCGATGGAATACATCCTAATCGACTAGGCTATGAGTATATTGTCGATAACTTTATATTTCCTGAGGTTAATGGCAAGATTAAATTGAATAGCAGGTAGAGGAAGTTTTTTCGGAAGGTATAAATTATATTATTATGAAAAAAAAGTTGGCCATAGTTGGTTCTGGGATATCTGCAATGACTTGCGCTTACTATTTGCGTAATGATTTTGAGATAACAATTTTTGAAAAAAATGATTACCTAGGAGGACACACCCATACACATTTAATCAAGGAGGGTGATAATGAATTCAAGGTTGATTCTGGTTTTATGGTTTTTAATCTTGAGACTTACGGCAATATGGTGAAGTTGTTTGAGGAGTTGGGTGTGGAGATGCAGAAAACCGACATGTCATTCTCAGTATTTAATAAGAAAAATGGCCTGCAGTATTCAGGTGGCGGTCTGCTGGGTTTGTTCGCTCAACCTAAAAATATCTTCTCATTGCGATTTTGGAAGTTCTTGTTGGAAATCAATAAATTTTTCAAAGTAGCCCTTAAGGATCATGACAAGATGGCGGGGAATGAAGAGACAATTAGAGATTATTGTAGCAGAAATCATCTCTCGGATTATTTTATAGATAATTACCTGGCGCCAATGTCTTCAGCGGTCTGGTCAGTCCCTCAGCGAAGTGTTTATGAATTCCCAGTGTCATTGCTATTGCCATTTTTTTACAATCATGGCTTGTTGCGTGCCAGCGGACAGTTCCAATGGTTCACGGTTAAGGGTGGGTCCGACACATATACTAGAAAAATCGTTGAAAGGTGTAAATTAGATATACATTTGAATGAAGCTGTTGATACTGTTGATGAAATCGCTAGTAGCATTGAACTTGCAACCAAGAAGGGCATGTACAAGTTTGACTATGTTGTGTTGGCAAGTCATGCGCCAGATAGCCTTAAGATTTTTAAAAATATGCCGACAGAAAAAAAGAAGTTGCTCGAGCAGTTCGGCTATAATAGCAACGAAGCGGTCTTACACAATGATACTGGCTGCATGCCGACTGCCAAGCGTGCCTGGGCATCCTGGAACCAGATCATGAGCGTAGAGGGCGAGAAAGGCTCAACGGTATACTGGATGAATAGATTGCAAAAGCCAGTCGCAAGACTCGAGTATTTGGTTTCCATAAATCCGTTTGAGAAAATTGCGGATGATAAGATTATCAAGAAGATGAAGTATGAGCATCCGAATTTTACGGTCGAAAACTTTGCGATTCAAGGCAGGTTGGCTGAATTAAATCTGGAGACGAGGATATTTTTTGCGGGTGCTTATTTCGGCTATGGTTTTCACGAGGATGGTGTTAAGGCAGGCTTAGGGGTTGTTAATATTTTGAAAAATAAAGCTTAGCACTATGAATTCCTGTATTTATGTTTCAAAATTGTTTCACGAGAGATTGAAACCAAGAAAAAACGCATTTAGATACTCCATATATATGATGTATTTGGATTTGGATGAATTAGTTGAATTGGATAAAAAATATTTTACTTTTGGCTATAATCGTAAAAATATTCTTAGTTTTTACGATGTTGATCATTTCAAATTTCTGTACGCTAGTACCTCTGACTCGCAAACTATTGCACGGGAGAATGTTAGTTTTGATCCAGCTAAATATATAAATAAAAACACAAAAGAAAGAATTCAGATTTTCGCCCAGGAGTTGGGTTTTGAATTTGAGATAGATAAGGTTTTTGTCCTTACCAATTTACGAAATTTTGGCTATGTCTTTAATCCGGTCACTTTTTATTATTGTTTCGATAAAAGTGGAACCTTCCGAGTTCTTTTTAATGAGGTGAACAACACCTTTCTTGATCAGAAGATGTATTATATTTTGATCGATGATGCAAAACAGCAGGAGTTTACTTCAAAGCAAAAAAAGAACTATTATATATCGCCATTTATAGATTATGCAAATGATTTAGAGTGGCATTTTGACATTCCTTCAAAATCATTTAGGATGGCTATAGATTCGTTGAAAGATGAAGAGGTGACATTGAAGACGTTTTTGACCGGTCGGCGGGTAGAGGTTACCAATTCCAGATTATTATGGGTTCAGCTACGTTATCCGTTAATGGCTATTCGTATCATTATCTTGATTCACTATCAGGCCCTCAAACTTTTTATTAAGAAAGTTTCATATTTTAAGAAGGCCGAAACAGATGCAGAAATTGCGCAAGTTATAAATAATAAAACTATTACCAAGTAAATATGTTTGAAAGTATATTTCGGGTATTTTTAAAAAGTAAAAAGTTTCAGGGTATACTTATTGTCGAATTTGCAGGCAAAGAGTTTATCTTTGGTGAAAAAATTTCGATAGATAGCGACAACTTTTTAGTCGATGAGGCGAAAATAAAAGTTTTAAACAAAGACTTTTTCAAAAGGGTAGTTCTCTACGGTGACACTGGTTTAGGTGAGTCATACTTCATGAATGATTTTGAGACTCCGGACCTCGAGAAGCTTTTGTGGTGGTTTTTACAAAACAAAGAGTTGCTGCCAGGCTTTAGGAAAAATGAACCGTTTCACGTTTTTTTTGAATGGGGTAAATTTTTACTTAAAAATGCACATTTGAAAAATCGCAATACATTAGAGGGCAGCAAAAAAAACATAAAAGCACACTATGATGTCTCGAATGATTTTTATAAACTCTGGCTCGACAAGACAATGGCTTATTCATCAGCTGTCTTTACGGACTCATTGGAACTCGAAGAAGGTCAGTTAAATAAATATAGGATAATTTGTGAAAATATAAATTTAAAAAAAGGTGACAGACTCCTTGAGATAGGCACTGGCTGGGGAGGGTTCGCTTTTTATGCAGTTCAAAATTATGGCTGCCATGTTACGACAACTACCATCTCTGATGAGCAATTTGCTTATGTAAGAAATAAAATCAATGCCGAGGCTCAGAGCGGCAATATCGATTTGAAATTGATTGACTATCGCGAACTCGATGGAATGTATGACAAAATTGTATCTATTGAGATGATGGAGGCCATCGGCCACGAATACGTTCCTGTTTTTATTGCTAAATTGAACAGTTTATTGGTGGCGGGCGGTAAAGCGTGCCTGCAGTTTATCACCTATCCCGATCAGTATTTCGAGGCGTATCTAAAGAATACCGGGTTTATTAAAAAATATATTTTCCCTGGCGCTGAATTACTCTCCTTGGGTCGAGTTAAAAAAGAATTGGCAATAAATAAATTAAATGTCGGCCTAATCGATAGCATCGGTCAGGACTATGCCAAGACTCTTAGTAGCTGGAAAAATAATTTTGTAGCAAAAAAGAATGATGTTATCCGTTTAGGATTTAGCGAGGAAGAATTTCGGATGTGGTTGTATTATTTTGTTTATTGCGAAGTTGGTTTTGAGTCAGGCTATATCGATGATGTTCAGGTGACTATCGAAAAAAATAATTAGCGCTCTGCTATAAAAAAAATATGAATAACTCCATCGGTTTGCCCCTTAAGGTTTTTGCCGCTATCACTTATGCGGCCATGGTGACGGTAAATTTTTCGGCTAATGCCTTACCGATAAACAATCGTTCCACTGGCGCAATATCTGATGCTTATCCAAATCTGTTTGCTCCAGCTGGCGTGACATTTTCCATCTGGGGACTTATTTATCTTTTGTTGGGCGGCTACCTGCTTTACCAATTTATTTCTTTTGGCAAAGACGCTAAACAGAAGGATGAAGCACTTTGTCAAAAAGTTAATTTGCTATTTGCAATCAATGCTCTGTGCAATATTGCCTGGATTTTCTCTTGGCATTACGACTATATTGGACTTTCGGTTATTATTATGGCGTTTTTGCTAATTACTCTAATCAAAATTAACGATGTTATCGGTGCAGTTAATTTATCTACTCAAGAGAAGCTTTTTGTTGCCACGCCCTTTAGTGTTTATTTTGGCTGGATTACGGTCGCGACCATCGCCAATATCACTGTATTTTTGGTGAGCATAGGCTGGAATGGTTTTGGCATCGCTGATTATATCTGGACTTGCGTTATTTTATTTATAGGTGCAGCTATTGGTGTTCTACGAATGCTAAAGGATAAAAAATTAGCTTATGGCTTAGTTTTGGTTTGGGCATATTCCGGCATATTGTTTAAGCATCTATCACAATCAGGTTTTGCTGGTCAATATGTAAGTGTAATTACAGTCACAATAATTTGCATTATTATATTTACGGTGACTCTTTTTGAGATATACAAAAAAAATAATATTAAGCTAAATTAACAAAAAACAAGACCTGATTCTTGGTCTTGAAACAAAACAATATGTTCGATTATAAAACTTGGTATGACGCGCTGTTGAAGCCAGCCTGGACTCCTCCTGGCTCAACGATCGGTCTGATTTGGTCGATTCTTTATCCGATTATCGCCATCTCTATTATTTTTGTGGTCTATAAGTATTGGAAGGGGGAGATATCCCGCACGGTGCTGATTGTTTTTTTATCGAATCTTGTCTTCAATCTATTGTTTACGCCGATTCAGTTCGGGCTTAAAAATCTCTGGCTGGCCGCAATCGACATATTGTTGGTGCTTGGCACTATTATTGCAAGCATGATTTTGGCTTGGCCTTATTTCCGATTATTGTCACTAGCGCAAATACCGTATTTGATTTGGGTGGCTACGGCCACGACGCTGCAGCTGTCGATTACTTGGATGAATAGGGGTAGGTAGTTTTTATATTACATTTATTCAGGCGCTGATCAAAGGGAAATATGCCTAGAAAAATTGAAGTTAATGATTTAATGCAATCCGGTTATAGCTATTTTCTGGTCGAGGAAGAGGGTAAGAATTTTGATCCAGAATTCAAGCCCCAATTATCTCCGCAAGAAATGCTCAAGCTCGGAGTTTTTGGTGGCAAATATATGACTGATTGCGGAAAGGAGTTTCCCGCGAGCTGGTTTAAGGAGGCGAAGCTATGCCACGAAAGGCACGACGCAAGCCTAAATTTTTTTAAAGTTAATGCCAGCCAGTCGTTAAGAACCTGGAGACTCAAAGGCTGGATTCACCCCGATGATCCTCGCGGTTGGTTTCAGTGGTATTGCCGCTATTATTTGGGGCGCAGGCACGAAGACGATCTGCGCCAGATTAAGCGATGGAAGGCCATAACTCGTCATTGGGCGGCAGTTAAAATGCACTGTCACAAAGGTGACTATGATTGCCGACCAAAACAACGTCAGGCCTTATTGCATTGGTCTTATGATAGCCGGAGCATTTAAAGTGGTGTTGAAAAAAATCGTTGAATCTAACCGCCGTTACAATGCGTGCAAACACAAAAAATGCTTATTTTAGAGCAGTTTTTTGTTGGGGGAAGACGATGGATAGAACTGGTGGTATAATATGAGATAATAAGATTATTTTGTTCATAAAATAATCTTAATAATAATTTTATGAAAAACTCAATCGATCGGAAATTATTTTTTATTTTGCTCGGTGCAAGTGCGATTACGACCTTGATGGTGATGCCTTATGCGCTCACCCTCATTAAAGATACAGCCTTAGTGATTACCCCCATCATGCTGGTCGCCCAGGTTGTTCAGGCCTTGGTATTGTTTTCGATAGCAGTTTTTTTCGGATTAAAACTGGCTAAACGCGTCGGGTTTGGTCTTCCGATCCTTGAAGGTTTATTGAAAGGTGAAGCGCAAAAAGAAAATCTAAAGTCTATCTTGCGGCAGTCTGTCGGTTTGGGCATTCTGGTGGCGGTATTAATAGTTTTGTTCAGTGTGTTTTTCGGGTCCATGTCAATCGATTTTTTAAAGGCGGAAATGGCAGTCCCGACATGGAAGTCATTCTTGGCCTCCTTTTATGGTGGCATCGGAGAAGAGGTTTTGCTTCGCTTGTTCTTGATGACTTTTTTCGTTTGGGTAACTTTCAAAATAAAAAAAACAGCCGAGGGCAAGCCGACCATCTTGGGTATTTGGTTGGCCATCGTCATTTCGTCTATAATATTCGGCCTTGGCCACCTTCCCATAACTAGCGGTCTGACTGCAATCACCCCGCTTGTGGTCACAAGGGCAATCGTGCTCAATGGTATCGGAGGCGTGGTCTTCGGTTGGCTGTATTGGAAAAAAGGACTAGAGTCAGCTATGATCAGCCATTTTTCAACCGATATTTGTCTGCACGTTATTCTGCCGCTGATCGCCACGAGGTTCATATAAAGAAAGACAATTGCGATTAAGCAATAAAGATACGCCAGCCATGATAATTGATGATCATTCGGAGGTGCGAATGACATAGATTATTTGCGGAGCTAATTTATACAACTCGTGTTATAATGTGAGCATATGAAATAATCGATTATTGTATGCAAGAGATAAAGAACAATATTTTTTCAGTGGGCGCGAATGATCCGGATCGGAAGTTTTTCGATACGCTTATCCCGCTGCCTTTCGGAACGAGCTACAATTCTTATGTCGTAAAGGGCAGTCTGAAGACCGCCCTGATCGATACCGTCGATCCGGAAAAGTCGCAAGTATTGTTGGACAACCTAGCTGCCGCTCGAGTAGACAGGCTCGACTATATTGTCGTCAATCATGCGGAGCAGGACCATTCAGGCAGCTTGCCTTTGATTCTGGAAAAGTACCCCGAAGCCACGATCCTCTGCAGCGACAAGTGCCAGGGAGCCCTTGCCGACCTTCTTCATATTTCCGGAAGCAGGGTGCAGGTAGTCAAGGACAAGGACACGATCAATCTAGGAGACAAGACTTTGGAATTCATTTATACTCCCTGGGTCCATTGGGCGGAGACCATGGTCACCTATCTAAAGGAAGACAAGATCCTCTTCAGCTGTGATTTTTTCGGCGCGCATCTGGCGGCCGATGACCTCCTGGTTTTTGACAAATACAGATTGGAACACGCCGTTAAGATTTATTTTGCCGAAATCATGATGCCTTTCCGGCTGATGATCAAGAGCAATCTGGCCAAGCTCGAGAGCTATCCGATAGACATGATTGCGCCGTCACATGGGCCGATCCATAGTGACGTGGGAGCCGTCCTGGGCAGCTACCGGAATTGGATTGCCGATGAAAGCGTCAAAAACCTGGCGGTTGTCGCCTACATCTCCATGCACGGCTCGACCAAAATGCTGGCAGACCGTCTCAAGGAGTCTTTGGAAAAGAACGGAGTCGAAGTACGTTTTTACGATATATCCAAAATGGACATCGGCGAGCTCGCCGTAGACATGGTGGATGCGGCGACTTTCGTCATCGGGACGCCCTGCCTTTTGGGCGGCATACATCCGGGCGCGGCCAACCTTTTATACTTAGCCAATGCCTTAAGGCCGAAAACCAGATTCGTTTCGGTAATCGGTTCTTACGGCTGGTCCGGAGGCATGGCGGAGGCTGCCGCTTTGATGATAAAGAATCTGAAAGTGGAAGTGATTTCGCCGGTAATCGTCAAGGGAATGCCCAGCGAAGACGATTTAAAAAATATAGACAAGCTCGCTCAAGGCATCGCGCAGAAGCACAAGGAGCTGAATCATATTTGACGCGTAAATTTAATCGGATGCACATATCGTGAGCGGATATGTATGATATTGCAGTCTCGAGAGGGGCTGTTTTTTCTTGTTTTCGGGCAAGGCATGTTTGATTGTACATATGGATAATAAGGTGTACTATTGAAGTATTATTGATAACATGACGTATGAATAAAATTGACATGAATGTCTTCAGGGAGGATATATTGGACACCATCAGGGAGTCTATTCTCGTATTGGATTCTAGCTTGAATGTCATCTATGCCAATGAGGCTTTTTATGAGTTATTCAAAGTAAGCCCTGCCGATGTATTGAACAGGTATATTTATGATTTGGGAAACGGCCAGTGGGACATTCCCGGGCTGCATAAGCTTTTTGATGGAGTGTCATCGGACACGACATCTTTCAATGATTTGAAGATTAGCCATGATTTTCCAACAATCGGGCAGAAAGTCATGCTGATAAACGCGAAACAGCTCAGCGATGGGAGCAGGGAGGAGAAATACATTTTTGTCGCTATAGAAGACATTACTGAAAAAACGAAGATATTGGAGTCCTCACTCCAGGCCAACAAGCTGTCCATGATCGGGCAACTGAGCGCAGGCATAGCGCATGGATTGAGCAGTCCGCTGACCGGCATCCACAATTTCTTAGATATATATGTCAAACAAGAGCCTGAAGACGGTGCAAGGAAGCAGGAGTATAAACTTATGTTGGAAGCCTGCGATTATATGAATAAGATAGTTAAGAATCTGACATACTTCGCGCGAACCACCAAGGATGAAATGGAGAAAGTCAGTCTGGCCGATGTCATAAACTCTACTTTGATATTTTCTGAAAGGCAGTTTATCTCATCAAATATTTTCATAGTGAAAGAGATATTGGAAGAGCCTAAGGACATAAAGGGGAACAAGGCCCAGT carries:
- a CDS encoding PAS domain-containing protein — translated: MNKIDMNVFREDILDTIRESILVLDSSLNVIYANEAFYELFKVSPADVLNRYIYDLGNGQWDIPGLHKLFDGVSSDTTSFNDLKISHDFPTIGQKVMLINAKQLSDGSREEKYIFVAIEDITEKTKILESSLQANKLSMIGQLSAGIAHGLSSPLTGIHNFLDIYVKQEPEDGARKQEYKLMLEACDYMNKIVKNLTYFARTTKDEMEKVSLADVINSTLIFSERQFISSNIFIVKEILEEPKDIKGNKAQLQHVLLNLLINAKEAMSGGGEIKVKAWNSEDGNFVFLEVSDNGKGIAKEDLPHVFEPFFTTKKEQYGSGLGLSAVYGIIKNHQGEINIESEERKGTRVLVKFNSLR
- a CDS encoding NAD(P)-binding protein, yielding MKKKLAIVGSGISAMTCAYYLRNDFEITIFEKNDYLGGHTHTHLIKEGDNEFKVDSGFMVFNLETYGNMVKLFEELGVEMQKTDMSFSVFNKKNGLQYSGGGLLGLFAQPKNIFSLRFWKFLLEINKFFKVALKDHDKMAGNEETIRDYCSRNHLSDYFIDNYLAPMSSAVWSVPQRSVYEFPVSLLLPFFYNHGLLRASGQFQWFTVKGGSDTYTRKIVERCKLDIHLNEAVDTVDEIASSIELATKKGMYKFDYVVLASHAPDSLKIFKNMPTEKKKLLEQFGYNSNEAVLHNDTGCMPTAKRAWASWNQIMSVEGEKGSTVYWMNRLQKPVARLEYLVSINPFEKIADDKIIKKMKYEHPNFTVENFAIQGRLAELNLETRIFFAGAYFGYGFHEDGVKAGLGVVNILKNKA
- a CDS encoding tryptophan-rich sensory protein; the protein is MFDYKTWYDALLKPAWTPPGSTIGLIWSILYPIIAISIIFVVYKYWKGEISRTVLIVFLSNLVFNLLFTPIQFGLKNLWLAAIDILLVLGTIIASMILAWPYFRLLSLAQIPYLIWVATATTLQLSITWMNRGR
- a CDS encoding tryptophan-rich sensory protein — protein: MNNSIGLPLKVFAAITYAAMVTVNFSANALPINNRSTGAISDAYPNLFAPAGVTFSIWGLIYLLLGGYLLYQFISFGKDAKQKDEALCQKVNLLFAINALCNIAWIFSWHYDYIGLSVIIMAFLLITLIKINDVIGAVNLSTQEKLFVATPFSVYFGWITVATIANITVFLVSIGWNGFGIADYIWTCVILFIGAAIGVLRMLKDKKLAYGLVLVWAYSGILFKHLSQSGFAGQYVSVITVTIICIIIFTVTLFEIYKKNNIKLN
- a CDS encoding FprA family A-type flavoprotein; translated protein: MQEIKNNIFSVGANDPDRKFFDTLIPLPFGTSYNSYVVKGSLKTALIDTVDPEKSQVLLDNLAAARVDRLDYIVVNHAEQDHSGSLPLILEKYPEATILCSDKCQGALADLLHISGSRVQVVKDKDTINLGDKTLEFIYTPWVHWAETMVTYLKEDKILFSCDFFGAHLAADDLLVFDKYRLEHAVKIYFAEIMMPFRLMIKSNLAKLESYPIDMIAPSHGPIHSDVGAVLGSYRNWIADESVKNLAVVAYISMHGSTKMLADRLKESLEKNGVEVRFYDISKMDIGELAVDMVDAATFVIGTPCLLGGIHPGAANLLYLANALRPKTRFVSVIGSYGWSGGMAEAAALMIKNLKVEVISPVIVKGMPSEDDLKNIDKLAQGIAQKHKELNHI
- a CDS encoding arylesterase, encoding MKKTTSIILIAIFIIGLVGYYFFSGGNKQNSDTTTEVRKTSSEQGGVNSKFKIIAVGDSLTAGFDLPLDDSYPKILEAKLLESGKDVEVINAGVSGETTAGLLERADFIAKQNPDMLLITTGGNDAFRNLPIKNTRENIQKTLQIFKKNIEPESIYLLQIESTANLGLRYRKEFNEMYKEVASLEEVKLLPFVVKEVFLDSSKMLTDGIHPNRLGYEYIVDNFIFPEVNGKIKLNSR
- a CDS encoding DUF1365 domain-containing protein; protein product: MNSCIYVSKLFHERLKPRKNAFRYSIYMMYLDLDELVELDKKYFTFGYNRKNILSFYDVDHFKFLYASTSDSQTIARENVSFDPAKYINKNTKERIQIFAQELGFEFEIDKVFVLTNLRNFGYVFNPVTFYYCFDKSGTFRVLFNEVNNTFLDQKMYYILIDDAKQQEFTSKQKKNYYISPFIDYANDLEWHFDIPSKSFRMAIDSLKDEEVTLKTFLTGRRVEVTNSRLLWVQLRYPLMAIRIIILIHYQALKLFIKKVSYFKKAETDAEIAQVINNKTITK
- a CDS encoding CPBP family intramembrane metalloprotease; amino-acid sequence: MKNSIDRKLFFILLGASAITTLMVMPYALTLIKDTALVITPIMLVAQVVQALVLFSIAVFFGLKLAKRVGFGLPILEGLLKGEAQKENLKSILRQSVGLGILVAVLIVLFSVFFGSMSIDFLKAEMAVPTWKSFLASFYGGIGEEVLLRLFLMTFFVWVTFKIKKTAEGKPTILGIWLAIVISSIIFGLGHLPITSGLTAITPLVVTRAIVLNGIGGVVFGWLYWKKGLESAMISHFSTDICLHVILPLIATRFI
- a CDS encoding class I SAM-dependent methyltransferase encodes the protein MFESIFRVFLKSKKFQGILIVEFAGKEFIFGEKISIDSDNFLVDEAKIKVLNKDFFKRVVLYGDTGLGESYFMNDFETPDLEKLLWWFLQNKELLPGFRKNEPFHVFFEWGKFLLKNAHLKNRNTLEGSKKNIKAHYDVSNDFYKLWLDKTMAYSSAVFTDSLELEEGQLNKYRIICENINLKKGDRLLEIGTGWGGFAFYAVQNYGCHVTTTTISDEQFAYVRNKINAEAQSGNIDLKLIDYRELDGMYDKIVSIEMMEAIGHEYVPVFIAKLNSLLVAGGKACLQFITYPDQYFEAYLKNTGFIKKYIFPGAELLSLGRVKKELAINKLNVGLIDSIGQDYAKTLSSWKNNFVAKKNDVIRLGFSEEEFRMWLYYFVYCEVGFESGYIDDVQVTIEKNN